One genomic window of Psychrobacillus sp. INOP01 includes the following:
- the cdaA gene encoding diadenylate cyclase CdaA — MSFMEQFTDLMPVNVIVNILDVLFVWFVIYKVITLIKGTKAVQLLKGIFVIVIARVVTDFFGLNTLDWLLDRVIEFGFLAIIIIFQPEIRRALEQIGRGKLFSRSTMQVEEEQSRLITAMTKSISYMAKRRIGALISIERETGLTDYIETGIPLNSYITSELLINIFIPNTPLHDGAVIIQKDTIASAASYLPLSESPFISKELGTRHRAAIGLSEVTDAITIVVSEETGAISLTSNGDLRRDLSIEEFESHLTRLWFPTEEQVTSSKWLWRGKQNG; from the coding sequence ATGTCGTTTATGGAGCAATTTACAGATCTAATGCCAGTAAACGTTATTGTAAATATTTTGGATGTTTTATTTGTATGGTTTGTTATTTATAAAGTTATTACCTTAATAAAAGGAACTAAAGCAGTCCAATTGTTAAAAGGAATTTTTGTCATTGTCATTGCCCGAGTTGTGACGGACTTTTTTGGCTTAAATACGCTTGATTGGTTATTGGATCGTGTAATTGAGTTTGGATTCTTAGCTATTATAATTATTTTTCAGCCAGAAATAAGAAGAGCCCTGGAACAGATTGGGAGAGGGAAGTTATTCTCTAGAAGCACAATGCAAGTCGAAGAAGAGCAAAGTCGACTTATTACAGCGATGACGAAATCGATTAGTTATATGGCTAAAAGACGAATCGGAGCACTCATCTCTATAGAGAGAGAAACTGGTTTGACAGATTATATTGAAACGGGTATCCCGTTAAACTCCTATATCACATCAGAGCTTCTTATTAATATATTCATACCGAATACTCCACTTCATGATGGGGCAGTTATTATACAAAAAGATACAATTGCTTCAGCAGCTTCCTACTTACCTTTGTCTGAAAGTCCTTTCATATCGAAAGAGCTAGGTACGAGGCATCGAGCTGCAATTGGCTTGAGTGAAGTGACGGATGCTATAACAATTGTTGTTTCAGAAGAAACTGGCGCAATTAGCTTAACCTCCAATGGTGATTTACGAAGAGATTTATCGATAGAGGAATTTGAGTCCCATTTAACTCGCCTTTGGTTCCCAACAGAGGAGCAAGTAACTTCTTCTAAATGGTTGTGGAGGGGGAAACAAAATGGATAA
- the gerD gene encoding spore germination lipoprotein GerD: MKYFALLLMSLGLLASCSSPATQPTYEENKKMFIDALQTEDGKKAIRTLLSDPQFKELLVLDSEQVKTSVEETMLSKEAEDFWKEVYSDPKFSETMAKSMVKQQEELMKALMKDPTYLKDLETFFGSAEMKKELAKVLESSDMRKEMQKVVEETIQSPLLQTKWQKLVEEAGGKTEKSGEDGGDSGSAEEDKKAEEK; the protein is encoded by the coding sequence ATGAAATACTTTGCACTTTTGTTAATGAGTCTCGGACTTCTCGCTAGTTGTAGTTCTCCCGCAACTCAGCCAACTTATGAGGAAAATAAGAAAATGTTCATCGATGCTCTGCAGACAGAGGATGGAAAAAAAGCAATTCGAACATTATTGTCAGACCCTCAATTCAAGGAACTCCTAGTATTAGACAGTGAACAAGTGAAGACATCTGTTGAAGAGACAATGCTTTCAAAAGAAGCTGAGGATTTTTGGAAGGAAGTTTATTCGGATCCAAAATTTTCAGAGACAATGGCCAAGAGTATGGTAAAGCAACAAGAGGAATTGATGAAAGCCCTAATGAAGGATCCTACTTATTTAAAGGATTTAGAGACCTTTTTTGGTTCAGCCGAGATGAAAAAAGAATTAGCTAAAGTATTGGAATCCAGCGATATGCGAAAAGAAATGCAAAAGGTCGTAGAAGAAACTATTCAGAGTCCTTTATTGCAGACTAAGTGGCAGAAATTAGTGGAGGAAGCTGGAGGCAAAACAGAAAAATCTGGAGAGGATGGAGGAGACTCGGGGTCTGCTGAAGAAGATAAGAAGGCAGAAGAAAAATAA
- the rocF gene encoding arginase yields MNKLNISIIGVPMDLGQNRRGVDMGPSAIRYAGVVERLQELGHSVEDAGDIAIGRREVSQNSKLRNLEEVVAANTILANRVHDIIGEGNFPIVLGGDHSIAIGTLAGLADRYDNLGVIWYDAHADLNTAETSPSGNIHGMPLAVSIGLGHEELVNIRDFAPKIKPENVVIIGARSVDPGERELIKEKGIKVFSMHEIDKLGMSEVMTQTIQYFQDRKVDGVHLSLDLDGLDPLYTPGVGTPVAGGISYRESHLAMEMLYASSLITSAEFVEVNPILDEKNKTADVAVGLMGSLFGESLV; encoded by the coding sequence ATGAATAAATTAAATATATCAATTATAGGGGTTCCAATGGACCTTGGTCAAAATAGACGAGGCGTCGATATGGGGCCAAGTGCTATACGGTATGCGGGCGTAGTAGAAAGACTTCAGGAGCTTGGTCACTCTGTTGAGGATGCAGGGGACATTGCAATAGGAAGAAGAGAGGTATCTCAAAATTCTAAATTACGTAACCTGGAAGAAGTAGTTGCTGCGAATACAATACTTGCTAATCGAGTTCATGACATTATTGGTGAAGGTAATTTTCCGATAGTACTTGGTGGAGATCACAGTATTGCTATAGGAACACTTGCAGGCTTAGCTGATCGTTATGACAACCTGGGAGTCATTTGGTATGACGCACATGCTGATTTAAATACTGCTGAAACATCCCCTTCTGGAAATATCCATGGGATGCCACTTGCAGTAAGTATTGGATTAGGACATGAGGAGCTTGTGAATATCCGAGATTTTGCACCAAAGATTAAACCAGAAAATGTTGTGATTATTGGCGCTCGTTCAGTAGATCCTGGGGAACGTGAACTGATCAAAGAAAAAGGGATTAAAGTATTCTCCATGCATGAAATTGATAAACTTGGGATGTCAGAAGTGATGACCCAAACAATCCAGTATTTCCAAGATCGCAAGGTGGATGGGGTTCATCTTTCGCTCGATTTAGACGGTTTAGATCCATTATATACACCTGGGGTAGGAACTCCAGTGGCTGGAGGTATTTCTTACCGAGAAAGTCATTTAGCGATGGAAATGCTGTATGCTTCAAGTTTAATAACTTCAGCTGAATTCGTAGAAGTAAATCCAATTCTCGATGAAAAAAATAAAACAGCTGATGTAGCGGTAGGACTAATGGGGTCACTATTTGGGGAAAGTCTTGTATAA
- a CDS encoding zf-HC2 domain-containing protein, producing MNACPERIVHFMHEYLDGEISREHELELKSHLQSCKVCQAHMHELSNVVAFVKGAAHIEAPNDFNHSVIARLPKEKSHAGVSKWLRRHPVLAAAAMFLLLMSSALFTNFNDEKQFSFTKQENVIVEGETVIIPEGQVVKGDLIVRNGDVQIDGELDGNLTIINGSKYMASTAVITGTSEEINEAFDWLWYNIKDGAKEVVSFFEKDETK from the coding sequence ATGAATGCGTGTCCAGAACGAATTGTTCACTTTATGCACGAATATTTAGATGGTGAAATCAGCCGTGAACATGAGCTGGAACTTAAATCTCATTTGCAATCATGCAAGGTTTGTCAAGCTCATATGCATGAGTTAAGCAATGTTGTTGCTTTCGTCAAAGGAGCTGCTCATATAGAAGCGCCAAATGATTTCAATCATTCTGTTATAGCTAGGTTACCAAAAGAAAAGTCCCATGCAGGAGTAAGTAAATGGTTGCGACGCCATCCAGTTCTTGCAGCTGCTGCAATGTTCTTATTATTGATGAGTAGTGCACTTTTTACGAATTTTAATGATGAGAAGCAGTTCTCCTTTACTAAACAAGAAAATGTTATTGTGGAGGGAGAAACGGTTATTATACCCGAAGGACAAGTCGTTAAAGGCGATCTAATCGTTCGTAACGGGGATGTTCAGATTGATGGAGAATTAGATGGAAACTTAACCATTATCAATGGTTCTAAATATATGGCTTCTACTGCAGTAATTACCGGAACTAGTGAGGAAATCAATGAAGCGTTTGATTGGCTATGGTACAACATTAAAGATGGCGCGAAGGAAGTCGTCTCGTTCTTTGAAAAAGATGAGACAAAATAA
- a CDS encoding KinB-signaling pathway activation protein → MTIRNWFKFFLNALFIGGLVTGIFGLFIRWDDAFSTYFEAGQWSEFLAAFAFMVVMGFTISVIAQMGYFAYLTIHQMGVNIFRTLTLWNWVQLLIIAFVIFDLIMFRFRPNAETTGQIWLYVILLAALIITSVVVAIIKANLTKKHALISALFFMIVVSTLEWLPVLMVRADNVDSWVTLLLFPILAVNAYQLLALPKYNAKSEVDRLKLEERRKKRREVASAKN, encoded by the coding sequence GTGACTATTCGAAATTGGTTTAAATTCTTTCTAAATGCCTTGTTCATCGGTGGTTTAGTAACAGGTATTTTTGGTTTATTTATACGTTGGGACGATGCTTTTTCTACATATTTTGAAGCAGGACAATGGAGTGAATTTCTTGCGGCATTTGCTTTTATGGTAGTAATGGGTTTTACGATTAGTGTAATTGCACAAATGGGTTATTTCGCCTATTTAACGATTCACCAAATGGGAGTGAATATTTTTAGAACTCTTACTTTGTGGAACTGGGTGCAGTTATTGATTATTGCATTTGTTATTTTTGATTTAATTATGTTCCGTTTTCGACCAAATGCTGAAACCACTGGACAAATATGGTTATATGTTATCTTGCTTGCGGCCTTAATCATTACCTCAGTAGTGGTGGCAATTATTAAAGCGAATCTTACGAAAAAGCACGCACTTATATCAGCTTTGTTCTTCATGATTGTTGTCTCTACTCTAGAGTGGCTTCCAGTATTAATGGTTCGAGCAGACAATGTAGATAGTTGGGTTACGCTGTTATTATTCCCTATCCTAGCGGTTAATGCATACCAATTATTGGCGCTGCCAAAATATAATGCGAAGTCAGAAGTTGATCGTTTGAAATTAGAGGAACGTAGAAAAAAAAGAAGAGAAGTGGCATCGGCTAAGAACTAA
- the rpsI gene encoding 30S ribosomal protein S9 → MAQVQYIGTGRRKSSVARVRLVPGEGKIVINKRDVEDYVPYETLREIIKQPLVTTQTLGSYDVHVNVNGGGFTGQAGAIRHGIARALLTVDPDFRPALKSAGFLTRDPRMKERKKPGLKGARRAPQFSKR, encoded by the coding sequence TTGGCACAAGTTCAATATATCGGCACTGGTCGCCGTAAAAGTTCAGTAGCACGTGTACGTTTAGTACCGGGCGAAGGAAAAATCGTTATCAACAAACGTGACGTAGAAGATTACGTACCGTACGAAACTTTACGTGAAATCATTAAACAACCATTAGTAACTACTCAAACTTTAGGTAGCTACGATGTACACGTAAACGTTAATGGTGGTGGATTCACAGGACAAGCAGGAGCAATCCGTCATGGTATTGCACGTGCACTACTTACAGTAGATCCTGATTTCCGTCCAGCATTGAAATCAGCAGGATTCTTAACACGTGACCCACGTATGAAAGAACGTAAAAAACCAGGACTTAAAGGCGCTCGTCGTGCACCTCAGTTCTCAAAACGTTAA
- a CDS encoding N-acetylmuramoyl-L-alanine amidase, which produces MKKWLIILVLFLISLLVVVYGTKASDIGFFLPEPMSGVKIVLDPGHGGIDGGASSGDTVERDITLAMSLMLEKKLKAQGATVVMTRSKEGDAIAEHRPDEDFPTTRARKRADLLLREEIMNNSEADLVISLHVNAVPEERWRGAQVFYHAEGHAGGELLAKSIQGSIRENIGNTEREALAIKQVYILKKANAPAVLVETGFLSNNEERELLKSEKYQKQMVEAISEGVVKFVEDNIY; this is translated from the coding sequence CTGAAAAAGTGGCTAATTATCTTGGTTTTGTTTTTGATTTCCCTTCTTGTAGTTGTGTATGGAACAAAAGCGAGTGATATTGGTTTCTTCTTACCCGAACCAATGAGTGGAGTGAAAATTGTCCTTGATCCAGGGCATGGAGGAATTGATGGTGGAGCTAGTAGTGGAGATACCGTTGAGCGAGATATTACGCTTGCCATGTCTCTAATGTTAGAGAAAAAGTTAAAGGCGCAGGGTGCTACTGTGGTCATGACACGTAGTAAAGAAGGAGATGCTATTGCAGAGCATAGACCGGATGAGGATTTTCCGACTACAAGAGCTAGAAAACGTGCCGATTTATTGTTACGTGAGGAAATTATGAATAACTCGGAGGCGGACTTAGTCATTAGCCTGCATGTGAATGCAGTTCCAGAGGAAAGATGGAGAGGGGCTCAGGTTTTCTATCATGCAGAAGGACACGCGGGTGGAGAACTATTAGCTAAATCTATTCAAGGATCTATTCGAGAAAATATCGGTAACACAGAGCGAGAGGCACTGGCGATTAAACAGGTATATATATTGAAGAAAGCAAATGCTCCAGCAGTGTTAGTAGAAACAGGCTTTTTAAGTAATAATGAAGAGCGAGAATTACTAAAGTCTGAAAAGTATCAAAAACAAATGGTAGAAGCTATTTCAGAAGGTGTAGTTAAATTTGTAGAGGATAATATTTACTAA
- a CDS encoding GNAT family N-acetyltransferase translates to MGEILTYGGVTLRPLLVSDRGLLWELYEPEIFEYMLNKIESKEQLEQWLDAGIYQMNVAKTALAFVVENTDTKEIMGTTRIYGLDHTNYSCEIGSTFYGKQYQRTHVNTTSKYLLLKYCFEEIGMIRVQFKTDELNLSSQRAIERIGGKKEGILRNERIRSNGFVRNAVVYSIIDSEWSEVKYKLVQLMNKYS, encoded by the coding sequence ATGGGTGAGATATTAACTTATGGGGGTGTGACCTTACGTCCGCTACTAGTTTCGGATCGTGGGCTATTGTGGGAACTGTATGAACCGGAAATATTTGAATATATGTTAAATAAGATTGAAAGCAAAGAGCAGCTTGAACAATGGTTGGATGCTGGAATTTATCAAATGAATGTGGCAAAAACTGCTTTGGCATTTGTAGTAGAAAATACAGATACGAAAGAAATTATGGGTACCACTCGTATATATGGGTTGGATCATACAAATTATAGCTGCGAGATAGGCTCTACTTTCTATGGGAAACAATATCAGCGTACTCACGTAAATACAACATCTAAGTATTTACTGTTAAAGTATTGCTTTGAGGAAATAGGTATGATTCGAGTTCAGTTTAAAACAGATGAATTGAATCTGTCTTCTCAACGGGCAATCGAACGAATTGGCGGTAAAAAAGAGGGTATACTGCGTAATGAACGAATACGATCTAACGGTTTTGTTCGAAATGCGGTTGTGTACTCTATCATAGATAGCGAATGGTCGGAAGTGAAATACAAGCTTGTTCAATTAATGAATAAATATTCGTAA
- a CDS encoding MFS transporter → MRSKFNVVTSTILVSIFIARFGTFLVLPYLTLFLLEEFHYSGVQIGAIISTLALSNLVMSFFVGPYIDKYPKNKVIIVGLLGYLGCYFYFPFIEHYAGFILFAALLGASQAIVEPTYRVLLSLYTEPENRRLIFNIRYFLINISAAIAPLTSVYFQQYGMENLFFIVGLIFLFNIWTFVIIFKKYPLKQESISTTKTSIFHSFHVFKMDTGFSLFVLALIFISFGYSQFDSTFSQYLGKSFDHELAIQYFAWLITTNAITVLVIQYFVYKLGELISTTTSLIIGSGLLSIGLFSFGQSDSILWLIVAMVIFTAGEVLVFTMVDIHLDGMCEDHEKGTYFALSGVKSIGRIAGPSLGGFLLDTMSSGAMVFFIISFVTLLAIPSFYYSSKIRGQF, encoded by the coding sequence ATGAGAAGTAAATTTAATGTTGTGACGAGCACAATTCTTGTTAGTATTTTTATTGCGCGTTTTGGAACGTTTTTAGTGTTGCCTTATTTAACACTTTTTTTGCTCGAGGAGTTTCATTATTCGGGCGTGCAAATTGGAGCAATCATATCGACATTGGCTCTATCCAATTTAGTGATGAGCTTTTTTGTAGGACCATATATTGATAAGTATCCTAAGAATAAAGTCATCATTGTAGGACTCCTTGGATATTTAGGGTGCTATTTCTATTTCCCTTTCATCGAGCATTATGCAGGTTTTATCTTATTTGCAGCTTTGCTTGGAGCGAGTCAGGCGATAGTGGAACCAACATACCGAGTATTGCTGAGTTTATATACAGAGCCAGAGAATCGTCGGTTAATATTTAATATCCGCTATTTTTTGATTAATATATCTGCAGCCATTGCCCCACTGACTTCTGTGTATTTCCAACAGTATGGAATGGAGAACTTATTCTTTATTGTAGGTCTTATTTTCTTGTTTAATATATGGACGTTTGTCATTATATTTAAAAAGTATCCTTTAAAGCAGGAATCTATCAGCACAACGAAGACATCAATCTTTCATTCTTTTCATGTCTTTAAAATGGATACGGGTTTTTCCCTTTTTGTGTTGGCATTAATCTTTATTAGTTTTGGCTACAGTCAGTTCGACTCCACTTTCAGTCAATACTTAGGAAAGTCCTTTGACCATGAACTAGCGATACAATATTTCGCTTGGCTTATAACTACAAATGCTATTACCGTCTTGGTCATTCAATACTTTGTCTATAAGCTTGGAGAATTAATCAGCACAACTACTTCTTTAATCATTGGAAGTGGGTTATTGTCTATTGGATTATTTTCCTTTGGGCAGAGTGACTCGATCTTATGGCTGATAGTTGCGATGGTTATTTTTACAGCAGGTGAAGTCTTAGTGTTTACAATGGTGGATATCCATTTGGATGGAATGTGTGAGGATCATGAGAAGGGTACCTACTTTGCTCTTTCAGGTGTAAAGTCTATCGGTCGAATAGCTGGTCCGAGCCTAGGTGGTTTTCTGCTAGATACGATGAGCAGTGGTGCGATGGTCTTTTTCATCATTTCATTTGTCACTTTACTAGCAATCCCTTCGTTCTATTATAGTTCAAAAATACGAGGACAATTCTAA
- the rplM gene encoding 50S ribosomal protein L13 — MRTTFMAKGHEVERKWLVVDAEGQTLGRLASEVAAILRGKNKPTFTPNVDTGDHVIILNAEKIHLTGNKLNDKIYYRHTQFSGGLKQRTALEMRTKYPTKMLELAIKGMLPKNSLGRQMFGKLHVYTGAEHPHAAQKPEAYELRG; from the coding sequence ATGCGTACAACATTCATGGCTAAAGGTCACGAAGTAGAACGTAAATGGTTAGTAGTAGACGCTGAAGGCCAAACTCTTGGTCGTCTAGCTTCAGAAGTTGCAGCTATTTTACGTGGTAAAAACAAACCAACATTCACACCGAACGTTGACACAGGTGATCACGTGATCATTCTTAATGCAGAAAAAATTCATTTAACTGGGAACAAGCTAAATGACAAAATTTACTACCGTCACACTCAATTCTCTGGTGGACTTAAACAACGTACAGCTTTAGAAATGCGTACTAAGTACCCAACGAAAATGCTTGAGTTAGCGATTAAAGGAATGCTTCCTAAAAACTCTTTAGGACGTCAAATGTTCGGTAAGCTTCACGTATACACTGGAGCAGAACACCCACATGCAGCACAGAAACCAGAAGCATACGAGCTTCGCGGATAA
- the sigW gene encoding RNA polymerase sigma factor SigW encodes MDALVNKRIKQILKGDKDAFAEIVDLYQHRLYQVCYRMLGNRHEAEDIAQEAFVRAFINIHTFDQKRKFSTWLYRIATNLCIDRIRKKKPDYYLDAEVRGTEGLDMYSQIAASDELPEEELMKLELQERIQYEISRLPDKYRSAIVLKYMEELSLQEISEILDLPLGTVKTRIHRGREALRKQLSRQPHI; translated from the coding sequence ATGGATGCGTTAGTGAACAAACGTATAAAACAAATATTAAAGGGCGATAAAGACGCATTCGCGGAGATTGTCGACCTGTATCAGCATAGGTTATATCAAGTATGCTATAGGATGCTTGGTAACCGACATGAGGCAGAGGATATCGCTCAAGAAGCGTTTGTCCGTGCTTTTATTAATATTCATACATTTGATCAAAAAAGAAAGTTTTCAACTTGGCTGTATCGAATTGCAACAAATTTATGTATTGATCGTATACGGAAAAAGAAGCCGGATTACTATTTAGATGCGGAAGTAAGAGGTACAGAAGGACTTGATATGTATTCGCAAATAGCAGCGTCAGATGAACTTCCAGAAGAAGAACTCATGAAGCTTGAACTACAGGAGCGCATACAGTATGAAATTAGTAGACTTCCTGATAAATATAGATCAGCTATCGTTTTAAAATATATGGAAGAATTATCTCTGCAAGAAATAAGTGAGATATTAGATTTACCACTTGGAACAGTTAAAACAAGAATTCATAGAGGACGAGAAGCGCTTAGAAAACAGCTAAGCAGACAGCCTCATATCTAA
- a CDS encoding YbbR-like domain-containing protein, translating to MDKMMNNPWFLRIIALVLAIALFISVKSELESDNTNASSKDVDVIRDIPLEVYYDDDNLVVTGPPKTVNVNVEGPRQLVLSAKLMKDFKVFVDLRELAIGTHRVPIATENFPENLNVRTDPVYVDVVIEERISREFSVETDMNESLLAENYVVKSYEVKPQKVMITGAKSVINSIGYVKATIAGDQGINKSFEQETTVKVLDLDLNKLDVVVEPNSVQVSVKIEEYSKEVPIALVKQGKPKEGVTINGLTTKTEKIRLYGPKSVLDKIDQLNVDVDISKIEKSGSFDMKLAVPEGVTKLSKEAIEITGDVTIASDPDAEETDEQEEPVSTITEKSFDQVAITVRGLPDNLVSNFEKPADGIVSVVAKGTAEALDKVQLNNFSVYVEATNSVVGESVLSIQVEGSSDIKWETSEQEAVLTVKEA from the coding sequence ATGGATAAGATGATGAATAATCCATGGTTCTTGCGGATAATTGCACTAGTATTAGCAATTGCACTTTTTATAAGTGTGAAAAGTGAATTAGAAAGCGATAATACAAATGCAAGTAGCAAGGATGTTGATGTCATTCGTGATATACCTCTCGAGGTTTATTATGACGATGATAACCTGGTAGTTACCGGTCCACCAAAAACAGTTAACGTCAATGTAGAAGGTCCTAGACAATTGGTGTTATCGGCTAAGTTGATGAAAGATTTTAAAGTATTTGTGGATCTTCGAGAACTGGCTATAGGTACTCATCGAGTCCCGATTGCAACGGAAAATTTCCCGGAAAATTTAAATGTTCGAACAGATCCTGTATATGTGGATGTTGTGATTGAAGAGCGTATATCTCGAGAATTTAGCGTAGAAACAGACATGAATGAAAGCCTGTTAGCTGAAAACTATGTGGTGAAGTCCTATGAGGTGAAACCACAAAAAGTAATGATTACAGGAGCCAAAAGTGTTATTAATAGCATAGGTTATGTAAAAGCTACTATAGCAGGAGATCAAGGTATCAATAAGTCCTTTGAACAAGAAACAACTGTTAAGGTACTTGATCTAGACTTAAATAAGCTAGACGTTGTCGTTGAACCAAATTCTGTTCAAGTAAGTGTGAAAATAGAAGAGTATAGCAAAGAGGTACCGATAGCTCTAGTGAAACAAGGTAAACCCAAAGAAGGGGTCACCATAAATGGACTTACTACAAAGACAGAAAAAATTCGATTATATGGACCAAAATCAGTCCTTGATAAAATAGATCAGTTAAATGTCGATGTAGATATTAGTAAAATAGAAAAGTCTGGTAGCTTTGATATGAAATTAGCTGTACCAGAAGGGGTTACGAAATTATCAAAAGAAGCAATAGAGATTACAGGAGACGTTACAATTGCTTCTGACCCTGACGCGGAAGAAACGGATGAACAGGAAGAACCTGTTTCGACAATCACAGAAAAGTCATTTGACCAAGTAGCCATCACTGTAAGAGGACTACCAGATAATCTGGTAAGTAATTTCGAAAAACCAGCAGATGGCATCGTCTCGGTTGTTGCTAAAGGAACAGCAGAGGCTTTAGACAAGGTTCAATTGAACAATTTTTCTGTATACGTAGAAGCAACTAATTCCGTGGTGGGAGAAAGCGTGCTTTCTATCCAAGTAGAGGGTTCATCTGATATAAAGTGGGAAACTTCTGAACAGGAAGCAGTCCTCACGGTTAAAGAAGCTTAA
- a CDS encoding Mrp/NBP35 family ATP-binding protein, protein MINEQQVRALIGALNDPFLHRTLEETNGISEVSIKEEKNHVSVKLAIAKINSAEQMQLQGKVVEVLKEAGAATVGIRFEELPKEVLEQFRGKAKESDNENLLSPNSKVKIISIASGKGGVGKSTVSVNLAVALARLGKKVGLVDADIYGFSVPDMMGVKDIPQIIEDRIIPVERKGVKVISMGFFVENNTPVVWRGPMLGKVLDQFFKDVEWGELDFLLLDLPPGTGDVALDIHQMLPASKEIVVTTPHPTAAFVAARAGAMALQTDHEIIGVIENMSWYESKSTGEKEFVFGKGGGPKLAEELRTELLGQLPLGQPDWNDIDFAPSVYEDTHKTGKIYLEIAQKIIEKA, encoded by the coding sequence ATGATTAATGAGCAACAAGTTCGTGCTTTGATAGGAGCATTAAACGACCCATTTTTACATAGAACACTAGAGGAAACAAATGGGATTTCGGAAGTGTCTATTAAAGAAGAAAAAAATCATGTGAGCGTAAAACTAGCTATAGCTAAGATAAATTCAGCAGAACAAATGCAACTACAAGGGAAAGTCGTAGAAGTATTGAAAGAAGCTGGAGCAGCAACAGTAGGTATTCGTTTTGAAGAGCTACCAAAAGAAGTACTGGAGCAATTCCGAGGAAAAGCAAAAGAAAGTGATAACGAAAACCTTCTATCACCAAATAGTAAGGTGAAAATTATTTCGATTGCGTCTGGTAAAGGTGGCGTTGGTAAATCTACTGTATCCGTTAACTTAGCGGTGGCACTTGCTCGTTTAGGTAAAAAAGTAGGACTTGTAGATGCAGATATTTATGGATTTAGTGTACCAGATATGATGGGCGTAAAAGACATTCCGCAAATCATAGAGGACCGCATAATCCCTGTAGAACGCAAAGGCGTTAAAGTTATCTCAATGGGCTTCTTTGTAGAGAACAACACACCAGTTGTATGGCGTGGACCAATGCTTGGAAAAGTATTGGACCAGTTTTTCAAGGATGTTGAATGGGGAGAATTAGACTTTTTACTCCTAGATTTACCACCAGGTACTGGAGATGTGGCTTTAGACATTCACCAAATGCTACCTGCATCTAAAGAAATCGTCGTAACAACCCCGCATCCTACAGCTGCATTCGTTGCTGCTAGAGCAGGGGCGATGGCACTTCAAACAGATCATGAAATAATTGGAGTAATCGAAAATATGTCGTGGTACGAATCAAAATCTACAGGTGAAAAAGAATTTGTATTTGGTAAAGGTGGCGGACCAAAGCTTGCCGAAGAACTTCGCACAGAATTACTTGGGCAATTACCATTAGGACAGCCGGACTGGAATGACATCGATTTCGCTCCATCAGTTTATGAGGATACACATAAAACTGGAAAAATTTATTTGGAAATTGCACAAAAAATCATCGAAAAAGCATAA
- a CDS encoding GNAT family N-acetyltransferase, protein MKDLTLHVGFEKDEALYVRENLINYNKKQVAYTEEEKINIILKDDEQRILGGILGYIDWKCYHIEILWVDDELRGQGQGKVLMNHAETIAKEKGCNLIRLETFSFQAPDFYKKLGYKVLGKLENYPEGFDHYYLYKRLNNLEI, encoded by the coding sequence ATGAAGGATTTAACGCTTCATGTTGGATTTGAAAAAGACGAGGCTCTGTATGTTAGAGAAAACTTAATTAATTACAACAAGAAACAAGTAGCTTATACAGAGGAAGAAAAAATAAATATTATTTTAAAAGATGACGAACAAAGAATCCTTGGAGGAATATTAGGATATATAGATTGGAAATGTTATCATATTGAAATTCTTTGGGTTGATGACGAATTACGTGGACAGGGGCAAGGCAAGGTGTTAATGAATCATGCGGAAACTATTGCTAAAGAAAAAGGGTGTAATTTAATTCGTCTTGAGACATTTAGTTTTCAAGCGCCTGACTTTTATAAAAAACTTGGTTATAAGGTTTTAGGAAAACTTGAAAATTACCCTGAAGGCTTTGACCATTATTATCTATACAAGCGACTAAACAACCTCGAAATATAG